From Macaca fascicularis isolate 582-1 chromosome 14, T2T-MFA8v1.1, a single genomic window includes:
- the ROBO3 gene encoding roundabout homolog 3 isoform X16, translated as MLRYLLKTLLQMNLFADSLAGDISNSSELLLGFNSSLAALNHTLLPPGDPSLNGSTVGPEDAMPRIVEQPPDLLVSRGEPATLPCRAEGRPRPNIEWYKNGARVATVREDPRAHRLLLPSGALFFPRIVHGRRARPDEGVYTCVARNYLGAAASRNASLEVAVLREDFRQSPGNVVVAVGEPTVLECAPPRGHPEPSVSWRKDGARLKEEEGRITIRRGKLMMSHTLKSDAGMYVCVASNMAGERESAAAEVVVLERPSFLRRPVNQVVLADAPVNFLCEVKGDPPPRLHWRKEDGELPTGRYEIRSDHSLWIGPVSAEDEGTYTCVAENSVGRAEASGSLSVHVPPQLVTQPQDQMAAPGESVAFQCETKGNPPPAIFWQKEGSQVLLFPSQSLQPTGRFSVSPRGQLNITAVQRGDAGYYVCQAVSVAGSILAKALLQIKGASLDGLPPVILQGPANQTLVLGSSVWLPCRVTGNPQPSVRWKKDGQWLQGDDLQFKPMANGTLYIANVQEMDMGFYSCVAKSSIGEATWSGWLKMREDWGVSPDPPTEPSTPPGPPSQPVVTEITKNSITLTWEPNPQTGAAVTSYVIEAFSPAAGNTWRTVADGVQLETHTVSGLQPNTIYVFLVRAVGTWGLSDPSPVSEPVRTQDSSPSRPVEDPWRGQQGLAEVAVRLQEPIVLGPRTLQVSWIVDGPVQLVQGFRVSWRVAGPDRGSWTMLDLQSPSQQSTVLRGLPPGTQIQIKVQAQGQEGLGAESLSVTRSIPEEAPSGPPQGVAVALGGDGNSSITVTWEPPLPSQQNGVITEYQIWCLGNESRFHLNRSAAGGARSAMLRGLVPGLLYRTLVAAATSAGVGVASAPVLVQLPSPPDLEPGLEVGAGLAERLARVLRKPAFLAGSGAACGALLLGLCAALYRRRKQRKELSHYTASFAYTPAVSFPHSEGLSGASSRRSVPNAHLLSLRPPMGLGPAPYPWLADSWPHPSRSPSAQEPRGSCCPSNPDPDDRYYNGAKGGRVKLLGKPVQMPSLNWPEALPPPPPSCELSCLEGPEEELEGSSEPEEWCPPMPERSHLTEPSSSGGRVPLGPSSPLSVSQPMLGIREGRPAGLGAGSAALPHLSPSPAPSIASSAPGRTWQGNGEMTPPLQGPRARFRKKPKALPYRRENSPGDLPPPPLPPPEEEASWALELRAAGSMSSLERERSGERKVVQAMPLAAQRGPHPDEEAWLPYSRPSFLSRGQGTSTCSTAGSNSSRGSSSSRGSRGPGRSRSRSRSQSQRPGQKRREEPR; from the exons ATGCTGCGCTACCTGCTGAAAACGCTGCTGCAGATGAACTTGTTCGCGGACTCTCTGGCCGGGGACATCTCCAACTCCAGCGAGCTACTCTTGGGCTTCAACTCCTCGCTGGCGGCGCTCAACCACACCCTGCTGCCTCCCGGCGATCCCTCACTCAACG GGTCAACGGTAGGACCGGAGGACGCTATGCCCCGCATCGTGGAGCAGCCGCCAGATCTGCTGGTCTCCCGAGGCGAGCCCGCCACGTTGCCCTGTCGCGCTGAGGGCCGACCCCGACCCAACATTGAGTGGTACAAGAACGGGGCGCGTGTGGCCACTGTGCGCGAGGACCCGCGTGCGCACCGCCTGCTGCTGCCCAGCGGCGCCCTCTTTTTCCCGCGCATCGTGCACGGGCGCCGCGCGCGGCCGGACGAAGGTGTCTACACTTGCGTGGCTCGCAACTACCTGGGGGCAGCAGCGAGCAGAAACGCCTCGCTGGAAGTGGCAG TCCTCCGTGAGGATTTCCGGCAGTCTCCTGGAAacgtggtggtggcagtgggggaGCCAACAGTACTGGAATGCGCGCCCCCCCGCGGCCACCCGGAGCCTTCCGTGTCCTGGAGGAAGGACGGTGCAAGActcaaggaagaggaaggaaggatcaCG ATCCGTAGAGGGAAGCTGATGATGTCACATACACTCAAGAGCGATGCAGGCATGTATGTGTGCGTGGCCTCCAACATGGCGGGAGAACGGGAGAGTGCGGCAGCTGAAGTCGTGGTCCTGG AGCGTCCCTCATTCCTGCGCAGACCAGTGAATCAGGTGGTCCTGGCTGATGCCCCTGTGAATTTCCTATGTGAGGTGAAGGGAGATCCCCCACCTCGTCTACACTGGCGCAAGGAGGATGGGGAACTGCCCACAGGCAG GTATGAGATCCGGAGTGACCACAGCCTTTGGATTGGGCCTGTGAGTGCCGAAGATGAGGGAACCTACACCTGTGTGGCGGAGAACAGTGTGGGCCGCGCTGAAGCATCTGGCTCCCTCAGTGTTCACG TCCCACCCCAGTTGGTGACCCAGCCCCAGGACCAGATGGCAGCTCCTGGAGAGAGCGTGGCTTTCCAGTGTGAGACCAAAGGAAACCCCCCACCTGCCATCTTCTGGCAGAAGGAGGGGAGTCAG gtcCTGCTTTTCCCCAGTCAGTCACTTCAGCCAACAGGGCGCTTCTCAGTCTCTCCAAGAGGCCAACTCAACATCACTGCGGTGCAGCGTGGGGATGCTGGGTACTATGTGTGCCAGGCTGTCAGTGTGGCTGGCAGCATCCTGGCCAAGGCCTTGCTGCAGATAAAAGGAG CCTCTTTGGATGGGCTGCCTCCTGTCATCCTCCAGGGACCAGCCAATCAGACGCTGGTGCTTGGCTCCTCCGTGTGGCTGCCATGCAGAGTGACTGGGAACCCTCAACCCAGTGTCCGATGGAAGAAGGATGGGCAGTGGCTGCAGGGGGATGACCTCCAGTTCAAGCCAATGGCCAACGGTACCCTGTACATTGCCAACGTGCAG GAGATGGACATGGGCTTCTACAGCTGTGTGGCCAAGAGTTCCATAGGGGAAGCCACATGGAGTGGCTGGCTTAAGATGCGGG AAGATTGGGGAGTATCACCAGACCCCCCTACAGAACCCAGTACCCCTCCGGGGCCACCCTCTCAGCCAGTGGTCACTGAGATCACCAAGAACAGCATTACCCTGACCTGGGAGCCCAACCCACAGACTGGGGCTGCAGTCACATCTTATGTGATAGAGGCTTTCAG CCCAGCAGCTGGCAACACGTGGCGTACTGTGGCAGATGGCGTGCAGCTGGAGACACACACAGTCAGTGGTCTGCAGCCCAACACCATCTACGTGTTTCTGGTTCGAGCAGTGGGAACCTGGGGCCTCAGTGATCCCAGCCCTGTCTCTGAGCCTGTCCGTACACAGG ACAGCAGTCCCTCTAGGCCAGTGGAGGACCCATGGAGAGGCCAGCAGGGACTGGCTGAAGTGGCTGTGCGCCTGCAGGAGCCCATAGTGCTGGGACCCCGGACCCTGCAGGTGTCCTGGATT GTGGATGGCCCAGTCCAGCTGGTGCAAGGTTTCCGGGTGTCTTGGAGGGTAGCAGGCCCTGACAGAGGAAGCTGGACAATGTTGGACCTACAGTCCCCAAGCCAGCAAAGCACTGTGCTAAGAGGACTCCCTCCAGGGACCCAAATCCAGATCAAGGTGCAAGCCCAAGGCCAGGAGGGGCTGGGAGCTGAAAGCCTCTCTGTGACCAGGAGCATTCCTGAGGAGG CCCCCAGTGGCCCCCCCCAGGGAGTGGCGGTGGCCTTGGGGGGTGATGGCAACAGCAGTATCACTGTGACCTGGGaacctccactcccctcccagcAAAATGGGGTCATCACGGAGTACCAG ATCTGgtgcctgggcaatgagagccgCTTTCACCTCAATCGGTCTGCAGCAGGCGGGGCACGCTCCGCAATGCTCCGAGGACTGGTGCCCGGTCTCCTCTATCGAACCCTGGTCGCGGCGGCCACCAGCGCAGGCGTGGGCGTGGCCAGTGCCCCGGTGCTGGTGCAGCTGC CGTCCCCGCCGGACCTGGAGCCCGGGCTGGAGGTGGGCGCCGGGCTGGCGGAGCGGCTAGCGAGGGTGCTGCGGAAGCCCGCCTTCCTCGCGGGCAGCGGCGCCGCCTGCGGGGCGCTACTGCTCGGGCTCTGCGCCGCCCTCTACCGGCGCCGGAAACAGCGCAAAGAGCTCAGCCACTACACGG CCTCTTTTGCCTACACACCGGCAG TGTCCTTCCCGCACTCAGAGGGCCTCTCTGGAGCCAGTTCCAG GCGCTCCGTCCCCAACGCTCACCTGCTCTCACTCAGGCCACCCATGGGCCTTGGCCCCGCCCCCTACCCATGGCTGGCAGATTCGTGGCCCCACCCATCTCGAAGCCCCTCAGCCCAGGAACCCAGGGGAAGCTGCTGCCCCAGCAATCCTGACCCGGACGACAGATATTACAATG GAGCCAAGGGAGGCAGAGTGAAGCTTCTGGGGAAACCTGTgcagatgccctctctcaactGGCCAgaagccctgcccccacctcctccttcttGTGAACTGAGCTGCCTAGAGGGGCCCGAGGAGGAGCTGGAGGGCAG CTCAGAGCCAGAGGAGTGGTGCCCGCCAATGCCTGAGAGAAGCCACCTGACGGAGCCCAGCTCCAGTGGAGG GAGGGTGCCCCTTGGGCCGAGTTCCCCTCTCAGTGTATCCCAGCCCATGCTGGGCATCCGTGAAGGGAGgcctgctggcctgggtgctggcTCTGCAGCCttgccccacctcagccccagtCCTGCCCCTAGCATAGCCAGCAGTGCCCCAG GCAGAACCTGGCAGGGGAATGGGGAGATGACTCCCCCACTTCAAGGACCCCGTGCTCGATTCCGGAAGAAACCCAAGGCTCTTCCCTACAGGAGGGAGAACAGTCCTGGGG ACTTGCCCCCACCACCCTTGCCACCGCCAGAGGAAGAGGCGAGCTGGGCCCTAGAGCTGAGGGCAGCAGGCAGCATGTCTTCCCTGGAGCGGGAGCGCAGTGGAGAGAGGAAAGTGGTACAGGCCATGCCCCTGGCAGCCCAGAGGGGTCCCCACCCGGATG AAGAGGCCTGGCTCCCGTACAGCAGACCGAGCTTCCTTTCCCGGGGCCAGGGCACCAGCACCTGTTCCACGGCTGGCAGCAACTCTTCCAGGGGCTCCAGCAGCTCTAGGGGATCCCGGGGCCCTGGCCGGAGCCGGAGTCGGAGCCGGAGCCAGAGCCAAAGGCCGGGACAGAAACGCCGAGAG GAACCAAGATGA
- the ROBO3 gene encoding roundabout homolog 3 isoform X15 produces the protein MLRYLLKTLLQMNLFADSLAGDISNSSELLLGFNSSLAALNHTLLPPGDPSLNGSTVGPEDAMPRIVEQPPDLLVSRGEPATLPCRAEGRPRPNIEWYKNGARVATVREDPRAHRLLLPSGALFFPRIVHGRRARPDEGVYTCVARNYLGAAASRNASLEVAVLREDFRQSPGNVVVAVGEPTVLECAPPRGHPEPSVSWRKDGARLKEEEGRITIRRGKLMMSHTLKSDAGMYVCVASNMAGERESAAAEVVVLERPSFLRRPVNQVVLADAPVNFLCEVKGDPPPRLHWRKEDGELPTGRYEIRSDHSLWIGPVSAEDEGTYTCVAENSVGRAEASGSLSVHVPPQLVTQPQDQMAAPGESVAFQCETKGNPPPAIFWQKEGSQVLLFPSQSLQPTGRFSVSPRGQLNITAVQRGDAGYYVCQAVSVAGSILAKALLQIKGASLDGLPPVILQGPANQTLVLGSSVWLPCRVTGNPQPSVRWKKDGQWLQGDDLQFKPMANGTLYIANVQEMDMGFYSCVAKSSIGEATWSGWLKMREDWGVSPDPPTEPSTPPGPPSQPVVTEITKNSITLTWEPNPQTGAAVTSYVIEAFSPAAGNTWRTVADGVQLETHTVSGLQPNTIYVFLVRAVGTWGLSDPSPVSEPVRTQDSSPSRPVEDPWRGQQGLAEVAVRLQEPIVLGPRTLQVSWIVDGPVQLVQGFRVSWRVAGPDRGSWTMLDLQSPSQQSTVLRGLPPGTQIQIKVQAQGQEGLGAESLSVTRSIPEEAPSGPPQGVAVALGGDGNSSITVTWEPPLPSQQNGVITEYQIWCLGNESRFHLNRSAAGGARSAMLRGLVPGLLYRTLVAAATSAGVGVASAPVLVQLPSPPDLEPGLEVGAGLAERLARVLRKPAFLAGSGAACGALLLGLCAALYRRRKQRKELSHYTASFAYTPAVSFPHSEGLSGASSRRSVPNAHLLSLRPPMGLGPAPYPWLADSWPHPSRSPSAQEPRGSCCPSNPDPDDRYYNEAGISLYLAQTARGTAAPGEGPVYSTIDPAGEELQTFHGGFPQHPSGDAGPWSQYAPPEWSQGDSGAKGGRVKLLGKPVQMPSLNWPEALPPPPPSCELSCLEGPEEELEGSSEPEEWCPPMPERSHLTEPSSSGGRVPLGPSSPLSVSQPMLGIREGRPAGLGAGSAALPHLSPSPAPSIASSAPGRTWQGNGEMTPPLQGPRARFRKKPKALPYRRENSPGEEAWLPYSRPSFLSRGQGTSTCSTAGSNSSRGSSSSRGSRGPGRSRSRSRSQSQRPGQKRREEPR, from the exons ATGCTGCGCTACCTGCTGAAAACGCTGCTGCAGATGAACTTGTTCGCGGACTCTCTGGCCGGGGACATCTCCAACTCCAGCGAGCTACTCTTGGGCTTCAACTCCTCGCTGGCGGCGCTCAACCACACCCTGCTGCCTCCCGGCGATCCCTCACTCAACG GGTCAACGGTAGGACCGGAGGACGCTATGCCCCGCATCGTGGAGCAGCCGCCAGATCTGCTGGTCTCCCGAGGCGAGCCCGCCACGTTGCCCTGTCGCGCTGAGGGCCGACCCCGACCCAACATTGAGTGGTACAAGAACGGGGCGCGTGTGGCCACTGTGCGCGAGGACCCGCGTGCGCACCGCCTGCTGCTGCCCAGCGGCGCCCTCTTTTTCCCGCGCATCGTGCACGGGCGCCGCGCGCGGCCGGACGAAGGTGTCTACACTTGCGTGGCTCGCAACTACCTGGGGGCAGCAGCGAGCAGAAACGCCTCGCTGGAAGTGGCAG TCCTCCGTGAGGATTTCCGGCAGTCTCCTGGAAacgtggtggtggcagtgggggaGCCAACAGTACTGGAATGCGCGCCCCCCCGCGGCCACCCGGAGCCTTCCGTGTCCTGGAGGAAGGACGGTGCAAGActcaaggaagaggaaggaaggatcaCG ATCCGTAGAGGGAAGCTGATGATGTCACATACACTCAAGAGCGATGCAGGCATGTATGTGTGCGTGGCCTCCAACATGGCGGGAGAACGGGAGAGTGCGGCAGCTGAAGTCGTGGTCCTGG AGCGTCCCTCATTCCTGCGCAGACCAGTGAATCAGGTGGTCCTGGCTGATGCCCCTGTGAATTTCCTATGTGAGGTGAAGGGAGATCCCCCACCTCGTCTACACTGGCGCAAGGAGGATGGGGAACTGCCCACAGGCAG GTATGAGATCCGGAGTGACCACAGCCTTTGGATTGGGCCTGTGAGTGCCGAAGATGAGGGAACCTACACCTGTGTGGCGGAGAACAGTGTGGGCCGCGCTGAAGCATCTGGCTCCCTCAGTGTTCACG TCCCACCCCAGTTGGTGACCCAGCCCCAGGACCAGATGGCAGCTCCTGGAGAGAGCGTGGCTTTCCAGTGTGAGACCAAAGGAAACCCCCCACCTGCCATCTTCTGGCAGAAGGAGGGGAGTCAG gtcCTGCTTTTCCCCAGTCAGTCACTTCAGCCAACAGGGCGCTTCTCAGTCTCTCCAAGAGGCCAACTCAACATCACTGCGGTGCAGCGTGGGGATGCTGGGTACTATGTGTGCCAGGCTGTCAGTGTGGCTGGCAGCATCCTGGCCAAGGCCTTGCTGCAGATAAAAGGAG CCTCTTTGGATGGGCTGCCTCCTGTCATCCTCCAGGGACCAGCCAATCAGACGCTGGTGCTTGGCTCCTCCGTGTGGCTGCCATGCAGAGTGACTGGGAACCCTCAACCCAGTGTCCGATGGAAGAAGGATGGGCAGTGGCTGCAGGGGGATGACCTCCAGTTCAAGCCAATGGCCAACGGTACCCTGTACATTGCCAACGTGCAG GAGATGGACATGGGCTTCTACAGCTGTGTGGCCAAGAGTTCCATAGGGGAAGCCACATGGAGTGGCTGGCTTAAGATGCGGG AAGATTGGGGAGTATCACCAGACCCCCCTACAGAACCCAGTACCCCTCCGGGGCCACCCTCTCAGCCAGTGGTCACTGAGATCACCAAGAACAGCATTACCCTGACCTGGGAGCCCAACCCACAGACTGGGGCTGCAGTCACATCTTATGTGATAGAGGCTTTCAG CCCAGCAGCTGGCAACACGTGGCGTACTGTGGCAGATGGCGTGCAGCTGGAGACACACACAGTCAGTGGTCTGCAGCCCAACACCATCTACGTGTTTCTGGTTCGAGCAGTGGGAACCTGGGGCCTCAGTGATCCCAGCCCTGTCTCTGAGCCTGTCCGTACACAGG ACAGCAGTCCCTCTAGGCCAGTGGAGGACCCATGGAGAGGCCAGCAGGGACTGGCTGAAGTGGCTGTGCGCCTGCAGGAGCCCATAGTGCTGGGACCCCGGACCCTGCAGGTGTCCTGGATT GTGGATGGCCCAGTCCAGCTGGTGCAAGGTTTCCGGGTGTCTTGGAGGGTAGCAGGCCCTGACAGAGGAAGCTGGACAATGTTGGACCTACAGTCCCCAAGCCAGCAAAGCACTGTGCTAAGAGGACTCCCTCCAGGGACCCAAATCCAGATCAAGGTGCAAGCCCAAGGCCAGGAGGGGCTGGGAGCTGAAAGCCTCTCTGTGACCAGGAGCATTCCTGAGGAGG CCCCCAGTGGCCCCCCCCAGGGAGTGGCGGTGGCCTTGGGGGGTGATGGCAACAGCAGTATCACTGTGACCTGGGaacctccactcccctcccagcAAAATGGGGTCATCACGGAGTACCAG ATCTGgtgcctgggcaatgagagccgCTTTCACCTCAATCGGTCTGCAGCAGGCGGGGCACGCTCCGCAATGCTCCGAGGACTGGTGCCCGGTCTCCTCTATCGAACCCTGGTCGCGGCGGCCACCAGCGCAGGCGTGGGCGTGGCCAGTGCCCCGGTGCTGGTGCAGCTGC CGTCCCCGCCGGACCTGGAGCCCGGGCTGGAGGTGGGCGCCGGGCTGGCGGAGCGGCTAGCGAGGGTGCTGCGGAAGCCCGCCTTCCTCGCGGGCAGCGGCGCCGCCTGCGGGGCGCTACTGCTCGGGCTCTGCGCCGCCCTCTACCGGCGCCGGAAACAGCGCAAAGAGCTCAGCCACTACACGG CCTCTTTTGCCTACACACCGGCAG TGTCCTTCCCGCACTCAGAGGGCCTCTCTGGAGCCAGTTCCAG GCGCTCCGTCCCCAACGCTCACCTGCTCTCACTCAGGCCACCCATGGGCCTTGGCCCCGCCCCCTACCCATGGCTGGCAGATTCGTGGCCCCACCCATCTCGAAGCCCCTCAGCCCAGGAACCCAGGGGAAGCTGCTGCCCCAGCAATCCTGACCCGGACGACAGATATTACAATG AAGCAGGAATCTCCCTGTATCTGGCTCAGACGGCCCGGGGCACGGCCGCCCCGGGCGAGGGTCCTGTCTACAGCACCATTGACCCAGCGGGGGAGGAGCTGCAGACCTTCCATGGGGGCTTCCCCCAACATCCCTCAGGGGATGCGGGCCCCTGGAGCCAGTATGCTCCTCCAGAGTGGAGCCAGGGGGACAGTG GAGCCAAGGGAGGCAGAGTGAAGCTTCTGGGGAAACCTGTgcagatgccctctctcaactGGCCAgaagccctgcccccacctcctccttcttGTGAACTGAGCTGCCTAGAGGGGCCCGAGGAGGAGCTGGAGGGCAG CTCAGAGCCAGAGGAGTGGTGCCCGCCAATGCCTGAGAGAAGCCACCTGACGGAGCCCAGCTCCAGTGGAGG GAGGGTGCCCCTTGGGCCGAGTTCCCCTCTCAGTGTATCCCAGCCCATGCTGGGCATCCGTGAAGGGAGgcctgctggcctgggtgctggcTCTGCAGCCttgccccacctcagccccagtCCTGCCCCTAGCATAGCCAGCAGTGCCCCAG GCAGAACCTGGCAGGGGAATGGGGAGATGACTCCCCCACTTCAAGGACCCCGTGCTCGATTCCGGAAGAAACCCAAGGCTCTTCCCTACAGGAGGGAGAACAGTCCTGGGG AAGAGGCCTGGCTCCCGTACAGCAGACCGAGCTTCCTTTCCCGGGGCCAGGGCACCAGCACCTGTTCCACGGCTGGCAGCAACTCTTCCAGGGGCTCCAGCAGCTCTAGGGGATCCCGGGGCCCTGGCCGGAGCCGGAGTCGGAGCCGGAGCCAGAGCCAAAGGCCGGGACAGAAACGCCGAGAG GAACCAAGATGA